TTGGATGTAGCTATGTTTTTCCTCGGTGGAAAATGGAAAACCGTTATTCTTTGGTATCTCAAAAATGGTACGATTCGTTTCAGTGAACTGCGACGAAAAATGCCAAAAATTACCGAAAAGATGTTGTCGTTACAATTACGACAAATGGAAAAAGATGGATTCATCGTACGAAAGATATATCCGGAAGTTCCGCCAAGAGTCGAATATACTTTGAGTCAGGAAGGAATTAAATTGCTGCCGATTATCGAAGAACTGGCGCGTTGGGGACGGTATAAAGCAGGAAAAGATGCTCGTACGGTTGATTCGCTTACAGGTAAAACAGTGAAGATCAATTTTTCGAAAGTCCGCAGTTAATGGTGAAAACGCGGAATCCATCGATTGACCCGACCGCAATAATCTTCATACTCCTGACCGAATTGCCTGCGAAGCGCCGGCTCTTCGTATACCCGTACAAAAATATGGGCTAAAAGTACCCAAGGCAATCCGAAGGCTACGATTGCCATAGACTCATAGATGAATCCGAAACCAATCAGCGCCAAAAAACCGCCGATATACATTGGATTTCTTACATAACAGTACGGCCCTACCGCTACGAATTTTCTCGGCGCGTCAAAAGGCGCCGGCGTTCCTTCTCCATAGATCACAAAAGAAGCCACGCAAGCTAAACCCAATACGGCCCCTATTGCAAAAATAAACCAACCGGCAATAACAATCACAGGATGAAAATTAAATGAAAAAAAATCAGCGTATCGGCGGTGGAACATGAGTGCAAGCCAAACCCATAATCCGACAAACCCGCTCATAAAAACTAATGCCCGGATGGCCGTAAAAATTTTCATAGTTTGTCCTCCTTCGATTTAAATCGAAAACCGTTTCTAATAT
The nucleotide sequence above comes from bacterium. Encoded proteins:
- a CDS encoding helix-turn-helix transcriptional regulator — encoded protein: MMYQNQELHFELQGKKFHCALDVAMFFLGGKWKTVILWYLKNGTIRFSELRRKMPKITEKMLSLQLRQMEKDGFIVRKIYPEVPPRVEYTLSQEGIKLLPIIEELARWGRYKAGKDARTVDSLTGKTVKINFSKVRS
- a CDS encoding isoprenylcysteine carboxylmethyltransferase family protein; the encoded protein is MKIFTAIRALVFMSGFVGLWVWLALMFHRRYADFFSFNFHPVIVIAGWFIFAIGAVLGLACVASFVIYGEGTPAPFDAPRKFVAVGPYCYVRNPMYIGGFLALIGFGFIYESMAIVAFGLPWVLLAHIFVRVYEEPALRRQFGQEYEDYCGRVNRWIPRFHH